A stretch of the Streptomyces sp. NBC_00654 genome encodes the following:
- a CDS encoding branched-chain amino acid ABC transporter permease: MTTTTTPHTGALLPLPTNAARALTTLGATVALIGTFLAWTWTDEFPGDLTVTGYPGGLQVLTLIGAALTLLLALSGYGIKGLRWLTPGGANSPVRLAALGVLGTTGYTIGAISAKLGGVVNLEPGAWVSGIGALIAVIAAFGLPADQNITHTTTPNPWEQFRNSLRAPTPARAKELPSWAEILIIAGAFGAALYVFTYGIDTEYAELFIGFMISVAFGFTALNRAGLIARITALTTKHRNVTLAAALVAAFCFPFTQQNEEYALIGANILIFATVALGLNVVVGLAGLLDLGYVAFLGVGAYAAALVSGSPLSPIGVQFPFWAAVLTGAAASLVFGVVIGAPTLRLRGDYLAIVTLGFGEIFRLTVNALNGVSGPDLTNGSQGIPSIPDLNLFGFDFGISHDIGGFTLGRSANYYLLMLVFTAVVVMVFRRSGESRIGRAWVAIREDETAATAMGINAFRLKLLAFALGATLAGLAGTVQAHVSYTVTPEQYQFAGSAPPNSAFLLAAVILGGMGTLSGPLVGAALLYLIPAKLQFMQDYQLLLFGLALILLMRFRPEGLVADRRKQLEFHETGQLDVPPDTPLTDTAAGTTKAGT; the protein is encoded by the coding sequence ATGACCACCACCACCACGCCCCACACCGGCGCACTCCTCCCACTGCCCACCAACGCCGCCCGCGCCCTCACCACACTCGGCGCCACCGTCGCCCTCATCGGCACCTTCCTCGCCTGGACCTGGACCGACGAATTCCCCGGCGACCTCACCGTCACCGGCTACCCCGGCGGCCTCCAGGTCCTCACCCTCATCGGCGCGGCACTCACCCTGCTCCTCGCCCTCTCCGGGTACGGCATCAAAGGCCTCCGCTGGCTCACCCCCGGCGGCGCCAACAGCCCCGTCCGACTCGCCGCACTCGGCGTCCTCGGCACCACCGGCTACACCATCGGCGCCATCTCCGCGAAACTCGGCGGCGTCGTCAACCTCGAACCCGGAGCCTGGGTCAGCGGCATCGGCGCACTCATCGCCGTCATCGCCGCCTTCGGCCTCCCCGCCGACCAGAACATCACCCACACCACCACCCCCAACCCCTGGGAACAGTTCCGCAACAGCCTGCGAGCCCCCACACCCGCGCGCGCCAAGGAACTCCCCTCCTGGGCCGAAATCCTGATCATCGCCGGAGCCTTCGGCGCCGCCCTCTACGTCTTCACGTACGGCATCGACACCGAATACGCCGAACTCTTCATCGGCTTCATGATCAGCGTCGCCTTCGGCTTCACCGCACTCAACCGCGCCGGCCTCATCGCCCGCATCACCGCACTCACCACAAAACACCGCAACGTCACCCTCGCCGCCGCGCTCGTCGCAGCCTTCTGCTTCCCCTTCACCCAGCAGAACGAGGAATACGCCCTCATCGGCGCCAACATCCTCATCTTCGCGACCGTCGCCCTCGGCCTCAACGTCGTCGTCGGCCTCGCCGGACTCCTCGACCTCGGATACGTCGCCTTCCTCGGCGTCGGCGCCTACGCCGCCGCCCTCGTATCCGGCTCGCCGCTCTCCCCCATCGGCGTCCAGTTCCCCTTCTGGGCCGCCGTCCTCACCGGCGCCGCCGCCTCACTCGTCTTCGGCGTCGTCATCGGCGCCCCCACCCTGCGACTGCGCGGCGACTACCTCGCCATCGTCACCCTCGGCTTCGGAGAGATCTTCCGCCTCACCGTCAACGCCCTCAACGGCGTCAGCGGCCCGGACCTCACCAACGGCTCCCAGGGCATCCCGAGCATCCCCGACCTCAACCTCTTCGGGTTCGACTTCGGAATCAGCCACGACATCGGCGGCTTCACCCTCGGCAGGTCCGCCAACTACTACCTGCTGATGCTCGTCTTCACCGCCGTCGTCGTCATGGTCTTCCGCCGCTCCGGCGAATCCCGCATCGGCCGCGCCTGGGTCGCCATCCGCGAGGACGAAACCGCGGCCACCGCCATGGGCATCAACGCCTTCCGGCTCAAACTGCTCGCCTTCGCCCTCGGCGCCACCCTCGCCGGACTCGCCGGAACCGTCCAGGCACACGTGTCCTACACCGTGACGCCCGAGCAGTACCAGTTCGCCGGATCCGCACCGCCCAACTCCGCCTTCCTCCTCGCCGCCGTCATCCTCGGCGGCATGGGAACCCTCAGCGGACCCCTCGTCGGCGCCGCACTGCTCTACCTCATCCCGGCCAAGCTGCAGTTCATGCAGGACTACCAGCTCCTCCTCTTCGGCCTCGCGCTCATCCTCCTGATGCGCTTCCGCCCCGAGGGCCTCGTCGCCGACCGCAGGAAGCAGCTCGAATTCCACGAGACCGGCCAACTCGACGTGCCACCCGACACACCACTCACCGACACAGCCGCCGGCACCACGAAGGCGGGGACGTGA
- a CDS encoding branched-chain amino acid ABC transporter permease: MNELPQQLANGLILGAMYGLIAIGYTMVYGIIQLINFAHGEIFMIGGFGALTVYLGLPSGFSLIAAIPLMIIGGIIAAVAISMAAERFAYRPLRTAPRLAPLITAIGLSLALQQAVWMWYPDATKDRSFPQFKGEAFEIFGANIQRGDVFVLIAAPVCMLALGLFVSKTRSGRGMQATSQDPDTAKLMGINTDRIIVMAFAIGAAFAAVAAVAYGLKNGQIGFRMGFIMGLKAFTAAVLGGIGNIYGAMLGGVVLGVAEALATGYMSEVPGMELFGGGAWKDVWAFALLIIVLLVRPQGLLGERVADRA; encoded by the coding sequence GTGAACGAACTGCCGCAACAGCTGGCCAATGGACTCATCCTCGGCGCGATGTACGGTCTCATCGCGATCGGTTACACGATGGTCTACGGAATCATCCAGCTCATCAACTTCGCACACGGCGAGATCTTCATGATCGGAGGCTTCGGTGCCCTCACGGTCTACCTCGGGCTTCCGTCCGGATTCTCCCTCATAGCTGCGATACCCCTCATGATCATCGGCGGCATCATCGCCGCGGTCGCCATCAGCATGGCCGCCGAACGATTCGCCTACCGGCCACTGCGCACCGCACCACGCCTCGCCCCCCTCATCACCGCCATCGGACTCTCCCTCGCCCTCCAGCAGGCAGTCTGGATGTGGTACCCCGACGCCACGAAGGACCGTTCCTTCCCCCAGTTCAAGGGCGAAGCATTCGAGATCTTCGGCGCCAACATCCAACGCGGCGACGTCTTCGTCCTCATCGCCGCCCCCGTCTGCATGCTCGCCCTCGGCCTCTTCGTCTCCAAGACCCGCTCCGGCCGCGGCATGCAAGCCACCTCGCAGGACCCCGACACCGCCAAGCTCATGGGCATCAACACCGACCGCATCATCGTCATGGCCTTCGCCATCGGTGCCGCGTTCGCCGCCGTCGCCGCCGTCGCCTACGGACTCAAGAACGGCCAGATCGGCTTCCGCATGGGCTTCATCATGGGCCTCAAAGCCTTCACCGCAGCCGTACTCGGCGGCATCGGAAACATCTACGGCGCCATGCTCGGCGGCGTCGTACTCGGCGTAGCCGAAGCCCTCGCCACCGGCTACATGAGCGAGGTCCCCGGCATGGAACTCTTCGGCGGCGGCGCCTGGAAGGACGTATGGGCCTTCGCCCTCCTCATCATCGTCCTCCTCGTCCGACCCCAAGGCCTACTCGGCGAACGCGTCGCGGATCGGGCGTGA
- a CDS encoding helix-turn-helix domain-containing protein has translation MNCHGIEVRQRALSLLRSGAKGAEVARQLNVPRGTVSYWLHMDRSKRGECPGGDKPQCHRCDRVPLDASAYSYLLALYLGDGHISRYAQHRVPNLMITLDDSWPGIQSEAEAAMRRVFPDNATCRVRKTGCHNIKVYSKHLPCLFPQHGPGRKHERLIVLEPWQQEIVDAHPWDFIRGLIHSDGCRNMNWTTRTVGGEQKRYEYARYWFTNVSDDIRQLYTDTLDKLGVEWKHCTRGGKAYNISVARRASVALMDAHVGPKY, from the coding sequence ATGAACTGCCACGGCATCGAAGTGCGTCAGAGGGCGCTCTCCCTGCTCCGGTCCGGCGCGAAGGGTGCGGAAGTGGCTCGGCAGCTCAATGTGCCGCGCGGCACCGTCTCGTACTGGCTCCACATGGATCGCTCCAAGCGAGGTGAGTGCCCAGGCGGAGACAAACCACAGTGCCACCGGTGTGACCGTGTCCCTCTTGACGCATCCGCCTATTCGTATCTCCTGGCCCTGTACCTGGGTGATGGCCACATAAGCAGGTACGCCCAGCACCGGGTACCGAACCTCATGATCACTCTTGATGATTCCTGGCCCGGCATTCAGAGCGAGGCCGAGGCGGCAATGCGCAGGGTGTTCCCGGACAACGCGACCTGCCGGGTACGCAAGACGGGTTGCCACAACATCAAGGTCTACTCCAAGCACCTGCCCTGTCTGTTCCCTCAGCACGGCCCGGGACGGAAGCATGAGCGCCTCATCGTCCTCGAACCCTGGCAGCAGGAGATCGTGGACGCGCACCCATGGGACTTCATCCGAGGTCTGATCCACTCCGACGGATGCCGCAACATGAACTGGACGACCCGTACGGTCGGCGGCGAACAGAAGCGGTACGAGTATGCGAGGTACTGGTTCACCAACGTCTCCGACGACATCCGGCAGCTCTACACCGACACTCTCGACAAGCTCGGCGTCGAGTGGAAGCACTGCACGCGCGGCGGGAAGGCGTACAACATCTCCGTCGCCCGACGGGCATCCGTAGCGCTCATGGATGCTCACGTCGGGCCGAAATACTGA
- a CDS encoding ABC transporter ATP-binding protein has protein sequence MTALLEVKDLRVAYGKIEAVKGISFSVEAGQVVTLIGTNGAGKTTTLRTLSGLLKPLGGSILFEGKPLTNIPAHKIVSLGIAHSPEGRHIFPRLTITENLLLGAYLRNDKAGIEKDIQRAYSLFPILGERRKQAAGTLSGGEQQMLAMGRALMSQPKLLMLDEPSMGLSPIMMQKIMETIVELKAAGTTILLVEQNAQAALSLADQGHVMEVGKIVLSGTGPDLLHDESVRKAYLGED, from the coding sequence ATGACCGCACTGCTAGAGGTCAAGGACCTCCGCGTCGCCTACGGCAAGATCGAAGCCGTCAAAGGCATCTCCTTCAGCGTCGAAGCCGGCCAGGTCGTCACCCTCATCGGCACCAACGGCGCAGGCAAGACCACCACCCTGCGCACCCTCTCCGGACTGCTCAAACCACTCGGCGGCAGCATCCTCTTCGAGGGCAAACCCCTCACCAACATCCCCGCCCACAAGATCGTCTCCCTCGGCATCGCCCACTCCCCCGAGGGACGCCACATCTTCCCCCGGCTGACGATCACCGAGAACCTCCTCCTCGGCGCCTACCTCCGCAACGACAAAGCAGGCATCGAGAAGGACATCCAGCGCGCCTACAGCCTCTTCCCCATCCTCGGAGAACGCCGAAAGCAGGCCGCGGGAACCCTCTCCGGCGGCGAACAGCAGATGCTCGCCATGGGACGCGCCCTCATGTCCCAGCCCAAACTGCTCATGCTCGACGAACCCTCCATGGGCCTCTCCCCGATCATGATGCAGAAGATCATGGAGACCATCGTCGAACTCAAGGCCGCGGGCACCACGATCCTCCTCGTCGAACAGAACGCCCAGGCCGCCCTCTCCCTCGCGGACCAGGGCCACGTCATGGAGGTCGGCAAGATCGTCCTCTCCGGCACCGGCCCGGACCTCCTGCACGACGAATCCGTCCGCAAGGCCTACCTCGGCGAGGACTGA
- a CDS encoding ABC transporter ATP-binding protein, which yields MTTTATTTTSTTVLDASGVTMRFGGLTAVRDVDLTVNTGEIVGLIGPNGAGKTTFFNCLTGLYVPTEGKVSYKGTVLPPKPHLVTQAGIARTFQNIRLFANMTVLENVLVGRHTRTKEGLWSALLRLPGYKKAENASRERAMELLEFIGLQDKADHLARNLPYGDQRKLEIARALASDPGLLLLDEPTAGMNPQETRVTEELIFAIRDQGIAILVIEHDMRFIFNLCDRVAVLVQGEKLVEGTADVVQSDERVVAAYLGTPFEGAPGAEEAAEVEAAEAEAAAHGTAPTTPAKTDTTPDTTRTEEEDTR from the coding sequence ATGACCACCACAGCCACCACCACAACCAGCACCACCGTGCTCGACGCCAGCGGCGTCACCATGCGCTTCGGCGGCCTCACCGCCGTACGCGACGTCGACCTCACCGTCAACACCGGCGAGATCGTCGGCCTCATCGGCCCCAACGGCGCCGGCAAGACCACCTTCTTCAACTGCCTCACCGGCCTCTACGTCCCCACCGAGGGCAAGGTCAGCTACAAAGGCACCGTCCTGCCCCCCAAGCCCCACCTCGTCACCCAGGCAGGCATCGCCCGCACCTTCCAGAACATCCGGCTCTTCGCCAACATGACCGTCCTGGAAAACGTGCTCGTCGGACGCCACACCAGAACCAAAGAAGGACTCTGGTCCGCCCTCCTGCGCCTCCCCGGCTACAAGAAGGCCGAGAACGCCAGCCGCGAACGCGCCATGGAACTCCTGGAGTTCATCGGACTCCAGGACAAGGCCGACCACCTCGCGCGCAACCTCCCCTACGGAGACCAGCGCAAACTGGAAATCGCCCGCGCCCTCGCCAGCGACCCCGGCCTCCTCCTCCTGGACGAGCCCACCGCCGGCATGAACCCCCAGGAAACCCGCGTCACCGAAGAACTCATCTTCGCCATCCGGGACCAGGGCATCGCCATCCTCGTCATCGAGCACGACATGCGGTTCATCTTCAACCTCTGCGACCGCGTCGCCGTCCTCGTCCAGGGCGAAAAACTCGTCGAAGGCACCGCCGACGTCGTCCAGAGCGACGAACGCGTCGTCGCCGCCTACCTCGGCACCCCCTTCGAAGGCGCCCCCGGCGCCGAAGAAGCCGCCGAAGTCGAAGCGGCCGAAGCCGAAGCGGCAGCACACGGAACAGCCCCGACCACACCCGCCAAGACCGACACCACACCCGACACCACCCGCACCGAGGAGGAGGACACCCGATGA
- the pyk gene encoding pyruvate kinase, with the protein MRRAKIVCTLGPATDSYDQIKALVEAGMDIARFNLSHGTYAEHEERYHRVRKASEETGRSVGILADLQGPKIRLGRFREGPVLLERGDTFTITVEPHEGDRNTCGTTYDGLAADVTTGERILVDDGRVTLEVTEVDGPRVRTTVIEGGMVSDHKGLNLPGVAVSVPALSEKDIDDLRWALRVGADIIALSFVRSGRDIDDVHRIMEEEGRRLPVIAKVEKPQAVDNIDDIVAAFDGIMVARGDLGVEMPLEQVPIVQKRAIKLARRNAKPVIVATQMLDSMIDNSRPTRAEASDVANAIIDGTDAVMLSGETSVGKFPVETVRTMSRIVEAAEEDILAKGLPPLTERNKPRTQGGAVARAAAEMGDFLGAKFLVAFTQSGDTVKRLSRYRSPIPLLAFTPDEATRAQLNLTWGVETFLGPHVDSTDAMVAQVDEELLRIGRCRKGDVVVITAGSPPGVAGSTNLVRVHHIGEDDSPK; encoded by the coding sequence ATGCGCCGAGCAAAAATCGTTTGTACCCTGGGCCCCGCAACCGACTCGTACGACCAGATCAAGGCACTCGTCGAAGCGGGAATGGACATCGCCCGCTTCAACCTCAGCCACGGCACCTACGCCGAACACGAAGAGCGCTACCACCGTGTACGCAAAGCATCCGAAGAGACCGGCCGCAGCGTAGGCATCCTCGCCGACCTTCAAGGCCCGAAGATCCGCCTCGGACGCTTCCGCGAAGGACCCGTACTCCTTGAACGCGGGGACACCTTCACCATCACCGTCGAACCGCACGAAGGCGACCGCAACACCTGCGGCACCACCTACGACGGCCTCGCCGCCGACGTCACCACCGGCGAACGCATCCTCGTCGACGACGGCCGCGTCACCCTCGAAGTCACCGAAGTCGACGGCCCCCGCGTCCGAACCACCGTCATCGAAGGCGGCATGGTCTCCGACCACAAGGGACTCAACCTCCCCGGCGTCGCCGTCTCCGTCCCCGCACTCTCCGAGAAGGACATCGACGACCTCCGCTGGGCCCTGCGCGTCGGCGCCGACATCATCGCCCTCTCCTTCGTGCGCAGCGGACGCGACATCGACGACGTCCACCGCATCATGGAAGAGGAAGGCCGCCGCCTCCCCGTCATCGCCAAGGTCGAGAAACCCCAGGCCGTCGACAACATCGACGACATCGTCGCCGCCTTCGACGGCATCATGGTCGCCCGGGGCGACCTCGGCGTCGAAATGCCCCTGGAACAGGTCCCGATCGTCCAGAAGCGCGCCATCAAACTCGCCCGGCGCAACGCCAAGCCGGTCATCGTCGCCACACAGATGCTCGACTCGATGATCGACAACTCCCGCCCCACCCGCGCCGAGGCCTCCGACGTCGCCAACGCGATCATCGACGGCACGGACGCGGTGATGCTCTCCGGCGAGACCAGCGTCGGCAAGTTCCCCGTCGAGACCGTCCGCACGATGTCCCGCATCGTCGAAGCGGCCGAGGAGGACATCCTCGCCAAGGGCCTCCCGCCCCTCACCGAACGCAACAAGCCCCGCACCCAGGGCGGCGCCGTCGCCCGCGCGGCAGCCGAGATGGGCGACTTCCTCGGCGCGAAGTTCCTGGTGGCCTTCACCCAGAGCGGCGACACGGTCAAGCGCCTCTCCCGCTACCGCTCGCCCATCCCGCTCCTCGCCTTCACCCCCGACGAGGCCACCCGCGCCCAGCTGAACCTCACCTGGGGCGTCGAGACCTTCCTCGGCCCGCACGTGGACTCCACGGACGCGATGGTGGCCCAGGTCGACGAGGAACTCCTGCGGATCGGCCGCTGCCGGAAGGGCGACGTGGTCGTCATCACGGCCGGCTCCCCGCCCGGCGTCGCGGGATCCACGAACCTGGTCCGCGTGCACCACATCGGCGAGGACGACAGCCCGAAGTAG
- a CDS encoding branched-chain amino acid ABC transporter substrate-binding protein produces MLILTAVLTTGALTLTACGSRDDDKKSSGSGDTQTVVIGVDAPLTGDLSALGLGIKNSADLAVNTANKDKTVPGITFELQPLDDQAQPSVGQQNAQKFIGNKELLGVVGPLNSGVSQSMQKPLNDAKLTQVSPANTGTELTQGNNWKTGDKKRPYASYFRTSTTDQIQGAFAAKYLFNNAKIKDVYLIDDQKPYGAGLAASFKTTFTELGGKIVGTDHVNPDDRDFNSVVTKVKGTSAKAVYYGGEYPAGAPLSQQLKDSVKIPLMGGDGMYSADFIKLNKKAEGDIATSVGKPVEELDSAKKFIGDYKTAGYKDAYEAYGGGTYDATWSIIEAVKIVVADNGGKLPADAREKVLAAMAKVKFEGVTGPVSFDEYGDTTNTMMTAYQVTGDKWASKLSEAVN; encoded by the coding sequence TTGCTCATACTCACTGCAGTGCTCACCACCGGAGCACTGACGCTCACCGCCTGCGGGTCGCGCGACGACGACAAGAAGAGCAGCGGAAGCGGCGACACCCAGACCGTCGTCATCGGCGTCGACGCGCCCCTGACCGGCGATCTCTCCGCCCTCGGCCTCGGCATCAAGAACTCCGCCGACCTCGCCGTCAACACGGCGAACAAGGACAAGACGGTCCCCGGCATCACCTTCGAGCTCCAGCCGCTCGACGACCAGGCCCAGCCCTCCGTCGGCCAGCAGAACGCCCAGAAGTTCATCGGCAACAAAGAACTCCTCGGCGTCGTCGGCCCGCTGAACTCCGGCGTCTCCCAGTCGATGCAGAAGCCCCTCAACGACGCCAAGCTCACCCAGGTCTCCCCCGCCAACACCGGCACCGAGCTGACCCAGGGCAACAACTGGAAGACCGGCGACAAGAAGCGCCCCTACGCCTCGTACTTCCGCACCTCCACCACCGACCAGATCCAGGGCGCCTTCGCGGCCAAGTACCTCTTCAACAACGCGAAGATCAAGGACGTCTACCTCATCGACGACCAGAAGCCCTACGGCGCCGGCCTCGCCGCCTCCTTCAAGACGACGTTCACCGAGCTCGGCGGCAAGATCGTCGGCACCGACCACGTCAACCCCGACGACCGCGACTTCAACTCCGTCGTCACCAAGGTCAAGGGCACCAGCGCCAAGGCCGTCTACTACGGCGGCGAATACCCCGCCGGCGCACCCCTGAGCCAGCAGCTCAAGGACAGCGTCAAGATCCCCCTCATGGGCGGCGACGGCATGTACAGCGCCGACTTCATCAAGCTCAACAAGAAGGCCGAAGGCGACATCGCCACCTCCGTCGGCAAGCCCGTCGAAGAACTCGACTCCGCCAAGAAGTTCATCGGGGACTACAAGACGGCCGGCTACAAGGACGCCTACGAGGCCTACGGCGGCGGCACCTACGACGCCACCTGGTCCATCATCGAAGCCGTCAAGATCGTCGTCGCCGACAACGGCGGCAAGCTCCCCGCCGACGCCCGCGAAAAGGTCCTCGCCGCCATGGCCAAGGTCAAGTTCGAAGGCGTCACCGGCCCCGTCTCCTTCGACGAATACGGCGACACCACCAACACCATGATGACCGCCTACCAGGTCACCGGCGACAAGTGGGCCTCCAAGCTCAGCGAGGCAGTCAACTAA
- a CDS encoding SIMPL domain-containing protein, whose amino-acid sequence MTDHTTPRPYGTPQTPHLTVRGEAHLEADPEIARITITVTARGTDRRTALDDLTRRNTQAIDLIKSYGDAVEKLETGTLSVSPELTRHGRGERIRAYHGHVQLTATLTDFTALGELTARLADHELTRVDGPWWDLRPHSPVHAAARRQAVHEALQRAREYAEALNTRLGALLELTDTDTGPGRRPARAGFAHRAVPFSAAASTEMADAATPIDLEPVRQNIDAQVEASFTLDPPPLH is encoded by the coding sequence ATGACCGACCACACCACCCCCCGCCCCTACGGCACCCCCCAAACCCCCCACCTCACCGTCCGCGGCGAAGCCCACCTCGAAGCCGACCCCGAGATCGCCCGCATCACCATCACCGTCACCGCCCGCGGCACCGACCGACGCACCGCCCTCGACGACCTCACCCGCCGCAACACCCAAGCCATCGACCTCATCAAGAGCTACGGCGACGCCGTCGAAAAACTCGAAACCGGCACCCTCTCCGTCAGCCCCGAACTCACCCGCCACGGCCGCGGCGAACGCATCCGCGCCTACCACGGACACGTACAACTCACCGCCACACTCACCGACTTCACCGCCCTCGGTGAACTCACCGCCCGCCTCGCCGACCACGAACTCACCCGCGTCGACGGCCCCTGGTGGGACCTGCGCCCTCACTCGCCCGTCCATGCCGCCGCCCGCCGCCAAGCCGTCCACGAAGCCCTCCAACGCGCCCGCGAATACGCCGAAGCCCTCAACACCCGACTCGGCGCCCTCCTCGAACTCACCGACACCGACACCGGACCCGGCCGACGCCCCGCCCGCGCCGGCTTCGCCCACCGCGCCGTCCCCTTCAGCGCCGCCGCATCCACCGAAATGGCCGACGCGGCCACCCCCATCGACCTCGAACCCGTACGCCAGAACATCGACGCACAGGTCGAAGCCTCCTTCACCCTCGACCCGCCCCCGCTCCACTGA
- a CDS encoding PaaI family thioesterase, which yields MGEQTTPKFPQEVIDEYAALGVDLPALFSAGHLGERMGVSITEASADRVVGTMPVEGNTQPYGLLHGGASAVLAETLGSVGTMLHGGAAKVAVGVDLNCTHHRGVRSGLVTGVATPVHRGRTTATYEIVITDEQDKRVCTARLTCLLRDAPQPTAG from the coding sequence ATGGGCGAGCAGACCACCCCGAAGTTCCCCCAGGAAGTCATCGACGAGTACGCCGCACTCGGCGTCGACCTCCCCGCACTGTTCTCCGCCGGACACCTCGGCGAGCGCATGGGCGTGTCCATCACCGAAGCCTCCGCGGACCGCGTCGTCGGCACCATGCCCGTCGAGGGCAACACCCAGCCCTACGGCCTCCTGCACGGCGGCGCCTCCGCCGTCCTCGCCGAAACCCTCGGCTCCGTCGGCACCATGCTCCACGGCGGCGCCGCCAAGGTCGCCGTCGGCGTCGACCTGAACTGCACCCACCACCGCGGCGTCCGCAGCGGCCTCGTCACCGGCGTCGCCACCCCCGTACACCGCGGCCGCACCACCGCCACCTACGAGATCGTCATCACCGACGAACAGGACAAGCGGGTCTGCACCGCCCGCCTCACCTGCCTGCTCCGCGACGCCCCCCAGCCCACCGCCGGCTGA
- a CDS encoding ANTAR domain-containing response regulator, whose protein sequence is MTTPESPQPVDAADDDKSHVPPLTTRVVIAEDEALIRLDLKEMLEEEGYSVVGEAGDGQQAVELAREHKPDLVILDVKMPVLDGISAAEKIAEESIAPVLMLTAFSQRDLVERARDAGAMAYLVKPFSKSDVVPAIEMAVSRFAELKALEGEVADLAQRLETRKLVDRAKSILQTDYGLSEPAAFRWIQKTSMDRRLSMQQLAEALIEDAEEKKKAAE, encoded by the coding sequence GTGACCACCCCCGAGTCGCCCCAGCCCGTAGACGCCGCCGACGACGACAAGTCGCACGTCCCGCCGCTGACGACCCGTGTCGTCATCGCCGAGGACGAGGCTCTGATTCGTCTGGACCTCAAGGAGATGCTGGAGGAGGAGGGCTACTCCGTCGTCGGTGAGGCCGGGGACGGCCAGCAGGCCGTGGAGCTGGCCCGGGAGCACAAGCCGGACCTGGTCATCCTTGATGTGAAGATGCCCGTGCTCGACGGGATCTCCGCGGCGGAGAAGATCGCCGAGGAGTCCATCGCGCCGGTCCTGATGCTCACCGCGTTCTCGCAGCGCGACCTCGTGGAGCGGGCCCGGGACGCCGGGGCGATGGCGTATCTGGTGAAGCCGTTCAGCAAGAGCGACGTGGTGCCGGCCATCGAGATGGCGGTGTCGCGGTTCGCGGAGCTGAAGGCGCTGGAGGGCGAGGTCGCGGACCTGGCGCAGCGGCTGGAGACCCGGAAGCTGGTGGACCGGGCGAAGAGCATTCTGCAGACGGATTACGGGTTGTCCGAGCCGGCGGCTTTCCGGTGGATCCAGAAGACGTCGATGGACCGGCGGCTGTCGATGCAGCAGCTGGCGGAGGCGCTGATCGAGGATGCCGAGGAGAAGAAGAAGGCGGCCGAGTAG